A portion of the Streptomyces sp. NBC_00376 genome contains these proteins:
- a CDS encoding PIG-L family deacetylase, translated as MPRRTLMAAVGATGLAALTACTAPSPPRRRDPAADPMPGLPISTSPLALMMQILAHPDDDLYFMNPDAQQALDAGTPLVCVYLTAGEATGINHIPGRPLPTPDKPAYSSSRHQGLRQAYATLLGLGPFTPWQKSVIELDGGHRAERNALAHQGRKVELIFINTAMHTTYGRLGLPSLWQDRRLVLPTVVAEGSPLKKVGSYTYDGLIDVLVGLFERYRPSALHTMDPDPDIQHSSETVRRRDSEQQGYSDHPDHTATALFTWASMIRWVARATRSGGEVPGFAVTAFRGYYNRHWPKNLPPAVLAEKASHLVLYGGSADWRCGNPAGCGDYNVGGNRPLTNRKGWVRSTHYRYPGPRPVVAAEPDGRLVGYAVLGLRAVRRRESAPGSGVWDAPDDLGGGPLAPVLGSAALPDGRQLLFGLRFSALGGHGADNEREIVVLEQRSPGGAFRAWQGLGNPERSHDDGRRIGVPVAVAAPDGRVHLFVRNAGQGLSTRVRDTDGRWSGWRDIGGGEIQDGLSAVVDSEGCAHVFAAGRFAVHHWTQDAPGDAVTARTQITGVPVPGDGPAALPGADGSIDLFYRAAAKAALTTVRTGETADETGIDGFGRLIPDRAGFGGYGPVAATGSPAAPVLLGRTDEGHVQLRTPAGLFVHRHGPVALDGPVPHVGPDGRAAAVAVGPDALPWIWRP; from the coding sequence ATGCCGCGACGCACCCTGATGGCCGCGGTCGGCGCGACCGGACTGGCCGCCCTCACCGCCTGTACGGCGCCCTCGCCGCCCCGCCGCCGCGATCCGGCCGCGGACCCGATGCCCGGACTGCCGATCAGCACCTCGCCCCTGGCGCTGATGATGCAGATCCTCGCCCACCCGGACGACGACCTGTACTTCATGAACCCGGACGCCCAGCAGGCGCTCGACGCCGGGACCCCGCTGGTCTGTGTGTACCTGACGGCCGGTGAGGCCACCGGCATCAACCACATCCCGGGCCGCCCGCTGCCCACGCCCGACAAGCCCGCGTACTCCTCCTCACGTCACCAGGGGCTCCGCCAGGCGTACGCGACCCTGCTCGGCCTCGGCCCGTTCACCCCGTGGCAGAAGTCCGTCATCGAGCTGGACGGCGGCCACCGCGCCGAGCGCAACGCCCTCGCCCACCAGGGCCGCAAGGTCGAGCTGATCTTCATCAACACCGCCATGCACACCACGTACGGGCGGCTCGGGCTGCCCAGCCTCTGGCAGGACCGGCGGCTGGTCCTGCCGACCGTCGTCGCCGAGGGCTCACCGCTCAAGAAGGTGGGTTCGTACACCTACGACGGGCTGATCGACGTCCTGGTCGGGCTGTTCGAGCGGTACCGGCCGAGCGCCCTGCACACCATGGACCCGGACCCCGACATCCAGCACAGCAGCGAGACCGTCCGGCGCCGGGACAGCGAGCAGCAGGGCTACTCCGACCACCCCGACCACACCGCCACCGCGCTGTTCACCTGGGCATCGATGATCCGGTGGGTGGCGCGGGCCACCCGGAGCGGCGGCGAGGTGCCGGGGTTCGCCGTCACGGCGTTCCGGGGCTACTACAACCGGCACTGGCCGAAGAACCTGCCGCCCGCCGTGCTGGCCGAGAAGGCCTCGCACCTGGTGCTGTACGGAGGCTCGGCCGACTGGCGGTGCGGCAATCCGGCGGGCTGCGGGGACTACAACGTGGGCGGCAACCGGCCGCTGACCAACCGCAAGGGCTGGGTGCGCTCCACCCACTACCGCTACCCGGGCCCCCGCCCCGTCGTCGCCGCCGAACCGGACGGCCGGCTCGTCGGCTACGCGGTGCTGGGCCTGCGGGCGGTGCGGCGGCGCGAGAGCGCGCCGGGCAGCGGGGTGTGGGACGCGCCGGACGACCTCGGCGGCGGCCCGCTCGCACCGGTGCTGGGCAGCGCGGCACTGCCGGACGGGCGCCAGCTGCTGTTCGGGCTGCGGTTCTCGGCGCTCGGCGGCCACGGCGCGGACAACGAACGCGAGATAGTCGTACTGGAACAGCGCTCCCCCGGCGGTGCCTTCCGCGCCTGGCAGGGGCTGGGCAACCCGGAGCGCAGCCACGACGACGGGCGCCGGATCGGGGTCCCGGTCGCGGTCGCCGCCCCCGACGGGCGGGTGCACCTCTTCGTCCGGAACGCCGGGCAGGGCCTCAGCACCCGGGTACGGGACACGGACGGCCGGTGGAGCGGGTGGCGGGACATCGGCGGCGGCGAGATCCAGGACGGGCTGAGCGCCGTGGTGGACTCCGAGGGGTGTGCCCATGTCTTCGCGGCGGGCCGGTTCGCGGTGCACCACTGGACGCAGGACGCGCCGGGCGATGCGGTGACCGCGCGCACCCAGATCACCGGGGTGCCGGTGCCCGGGGACGGACCGGCCGCGCTGCCGGGGGCGGACGGCAGCATCGACCTGTTCTACCGCGCGGCGGCGAAGGCCGCCCTGACGACCGTACGGACCGGCGAGACGGCCGACGAGACCGGCATCGACGGCTTCGGCCGCCTGATCCCGGACCGGGCGGGCTTCGGCGGGTACGGGCCGGTGGCCGCCACCGGGTCACCGGCCGCCCCGGTGCTGCTCGGCCGCACCGACGAGGGCCACGTCCAGCTCCGTACGCCCGCAGGGCTCTTCGTACATCGGCACGGGCCGGTGGCGCTGGACGGGCCGGTCCCGCACGTCGGGCCGGACGGCCGGGCGGCGGCGGTGGCCGTGGGGCCCGACGCCCTGCCCTGGATCTGGCGCCCCTGA
- the tuf gene encoding elongation factor Tu: MAKAKFERTKPHVNIGTIGHIDHGKTTLTAAITKVLHDAYPDLNEASAFDQIDKAPEERQRGITISIAHVEYQTESRHYAHVDCPGHADYIKNMITGAAQMDGAILVVAATDGPMPQTKEHVLLARQVGVPYIVVALNKADMVDDEEILELVELEVRELLSEYEFPGDDLPVVKVSALKALEGDKEWGQTVLDLMKAVDENIPQPERDVDKPFLMPIEDVFTITGRGTVVTGRIERGVLKVNETVDIVGIKTEKTTTTVTGIEMFRKLLDEGQAGENVGLLLRGIKREDVERGQVIIKPGSVTPHTEFEAQAYILSKDEGGRHTPFFNNYRPQFYFRTTDVTGVVTLPEGTEMVMPGDNTVMSVALIQPVAMEEGLKFAIREGGRTVGAGQVTKIVK, translated from the coding sequence GTGGCGAAGGCGAAGTTCGAGCGGACTAAGCCGCACGTCAACATCGGCACCATCGGTCACATTGACCACGGTAAGACGACCCTCACGGCCGCCATTACCAAGGTGCTGCACGACGCGTACCCGGACCTGAACGAGGCCTCGGCCTTCGACCAGATCGACAAGGCTCCCGAGGAGCGCCAGCGCGGTATCACGATCTCGATCGCGCACGTCGAGTACCAGACGGAGTCGCGTCACTACGCGCACGTCGACTGCCCGGGTCACGCGGACTACATCAAGAACATGATCACGGGTGCCGCGCAGATGGACGGCGCCATCCTCGTGGTCGCCGCCACCGACGGCCCGATGCCGCAGACCAAGGAGCACGTGCTCCTGGCCCGCCAGGTCGGCGTTCCGTACATCGTCGTCGCCCTGAACAAGGCCGACATGGTGGACGACGAGGAGATCCTGGAGCTCGTCGAGCTCGAGGTCCGTGAGCTCCTCTCCGAGTACGAGTTCCCGGGCGACGACCTGCCGGTCGTCAAGGTCTCGGCGCTCAAGGCGCTCGAGGGCGACAAGGAGTGGGGCCAGACCGTCCTCGACCTGATGAAGGCCGTCGACGAGAACATCCCGCAGCCCGAGCGTGACGTCGACAAGCCGTTCCTGATGCCGATCGAGGACGTCTTCACGATCACCGGTCGTGGCACCGTCGTCACCGGTCGTATCGAGCGTGGCGTCCTCAAGGTCAACGAGACCGTCGACATCGTCGGTATCAAGACCGAGAAGACCACCACCACGGTCACCGGCATCGAGATGTTCCGCAAGCTGCTCGACGAGGGTCAGGCCGGTGAGAACGTCGGTCTGCTCCTCCGTGGCATCAAGCGCGAGGACGTCGAGCGCGGCCAGGTCATCATCAAGCCCGGTTCGGTCACGCCGCACACCGAGTTCGAGGCCCAGGCCTACATCCTGTCGAAGGACGAGGGTGGCCGTCACACCCCGTTCTTCAACAACTACCGCCCGCAGTTCTACTTCCGTACCACGGACGTGACCGGCGTCGTGACCCTCCCCGAGGGCACCGAGATGGTCATGCCGGGCGACAACACCGTCATGAGCGTCGCGCTGATCCAGCCCGTCGCCATGGAGGAGGGCCTGAAGTTCGCCATCCGTGAGGGTGGCCGGACCGTGGGCGCCGGCCAGGTCACCAAGATCGTCAAGTAA
- the fusA gene encoding elongation factor G: protein MATTSLDLAKVRNIGIMAHIDAGKTTTTERILFYTGVSYKIGEVHDGAATMDWMEQEQERGITITSAATTCHWPLNDVDHTINIIDTPGHVDFTVEVERSLRVLDGAVTVFDGVAGVEPQSETVWRQADRYGVPRICFVNKLDRTGADFFRCVQMITDRLGATPIVMQLPIGAEADFTGVVDLVTMKAFVYPVEATKGEAYDIVDIPANLVEKAEEYRGKLLEASAENDEALMELYLEGEEPSVEQLYEGIRRITINSGKGGETTVTPVFCGTAFKNKGVQPLLDAVVRYLPSPLDVEAIEGHGVKDPEEVVKRKPSDDEPLAALAFKIMSDPHLGKLTFVRVYSGRLESGTSVLNSVKGKKERIGKIYRMHANKREEIESVGAGDIIAVMGLKQTTTGETLCDDKNPVILESMDFPAPVIQVAIEPKSKGDQEKLGVAIQRLSEEDPSFQVHSDEETGQTIIGGMGELHLEVLVDRMKREFRVEANVGKPQVAYRETIRKAVERIDYTHKKQTGGTGQFAKVQIAIEPIEGGEASYEFVNKVTGGRIPREYIPSVDAGAQEAMQFGILAGYEMVGVRVILLDGGYHEVDSSELAFKIAGSQAFKEGARKASPVLLEPMMAIEVTTPEDYMGDVIGDINSRRGQIQAMEERSGARVVKGLVPLSEMFGYVGDLRSKTSGRASYSMQFDSYAEVPRNVAEEIIAKAKGE from the coding sequence ATGGCCACCACTTCGCTTGACCTGGCCAAGGTCCGCAACATCGGGATCATGGCCCACATCGACGCGGGCAAGACGACCACCACTGAGCGGATCCTCTTCTACACCGGCGTTTCGTACAAGATCGGTGAAGTCCACGACGGCGCTGCCACGATGGACTGGATGGAGCAGGAGCAGGAGCGCGGCATCACGATCACGTCCGCCGCGACGACCTGCCACTGGCCGCTCAATGATGTTGACCACACCATCAACATCATCGACACCCCGGGTCACGTCGACTTCACCGTCGAGGTGGAGCGTTCGCTCCGCGTCCTCGACGGCGCCGTCACCGTGTTCGACGGTGTCGCCGGTGTCGAGCCGCAGTCCGAGACCGTATGGCGTCAGGCGGACCGCTACGGCGTGCCGCGTATCTGCTTCGTCAACAAGCTCGACCGCACCGGTGCCGACTTCTTCCGCTGCGTCCAGATGATCACGGACCGCCTCGGCGCGACCCCGATCGTCATGCAGCTCCCGATCGGTGCCGAGGCCGACTTCACGGGTGTCGTCGACCTCGTGACGATGAAGGCGTTCGTCTACCCCGTCGAGGCGACCAAGGGCGAGGCGTACGACATCGTCGACATCCCCGCGAACCTCGTGGAGAAGGCCGAGGAGTACCGCGGCAAGCTCCTCGAGGCCTCCGCGGAGAACGACGAGGCGCTCATGGAGCTCTACCTGGAGGGCGAAGAGCCTTCCGTGGAGCAGCTCTACGAGGGCATCCGTCGCATCACCATCAACTCGGGCAAGGGCGGCGAGACGACCGTCACCCCCGTGTTCTGCGGCACCGCGTTCAAGAACAAGGGCGTTCAGCCCCTGCTCGACGCCGTCGTGCGCTACCTCCCCTCCCCCCTGGACGTCGAGGCCATCGAGGGCCACGGCGTCAAGGACCCGGAGGAGGTCGTCAAGCGCAAGCCGTCCGACGACGAGCCGCTCGCGGCCCTCGCGTTCAAGATCATGAGCGACCCGCACCTCGGCAAGCTCACCTTCGTCCGGGTCTACTCGGGCCGCCTGGAGTCCGGCACCTCGGTGCTGAACTCCGTCAAGGGCAAGAAGGAGCGCATCGGCAAGATCTACCGTATGCACGCGAACAAGCGTGAGGAGATCGAGTCGGTGGGCGCCGGCGACATCATCGCCGTCATGGGCCTGAAGCAGACCACCACCGGTGAGACGCTGTGTGACGACAAGAACCCGGTCATCCTGGAGTCCATGGACTTCCCGGCGCCGGTCATTCAGGTCGCCATCGAGCCCAAGTCCAAGGGTGACCAGGAGAAGCTGGGTGTCGCCATCCAGCGCCTCTCCGAGGAGGACCCGTCCTTCCAGGTGCACTCCGACGAGGAGACCGGCCAGACCATCATCGGTGGTATGGGCGAGCTTCACCTCGAGGTGCTCGTCGACCGCATGAAGCGCGAATTCCGCGTCGAGGCGAACGTCGGCAAGCCCCAGGTCGCGTACCGCGAGACGATCCGCAAGGCCGTCGAGCGCATCGACTACACCCACAAGAAGCAGACCGGTGGTACCGGTCAGTTCGCCAAGGTGCAGATCGCGATCGAGCCCATCGAGGGCGGCGAGGCCTCGTACGAGTTCGTCAACAAGGTCACCGGTGGCCGCATCCCCCGTGAGTACATCCCCTCGGTGGACGCGGGTGCTCAGGAAGCCATGCAGTTCGGCATCCTGGCCGGCTACGAGATGGTCGGCGTCCGCGTCATCCTTCTCGACGGTGGCTACCACGAGGTCGACTCCTCCGAGCTGGCGTTCAAGATCGCCGGTTCGCAGGCGTTCAAGGAGGGTGCCCGCAAGGCGTCCCCCGTGCTCCTCGAGCCGATGATGGCCATCGAGGTGACCACGCCCGAGGACTACATGGGCGATGTCATCGGTGACATCAACTCCCGCCGTGGCCAGATCCAGGCCATGGAGGAGCGCAGCGGCGCTCGCGTCGTGAAGGGCCTCGTGCCCCTCTCGGAGATGTTCGGCTACGTCGGAGACCTCCGCAGCAAGACCTCGGGTCGCGCAAGCTACTCGATGCAGTTCGACTCCTACGCCGAGGTTCCGCGGAACGTCGCCGAGGAGATCATCGCGAAGGCCAAGGGCGAGTAA
- the rpsL gene encoding 30S ribosomal protein S12: MPTIQQLVRKGRQDKVEKNKTPALEGSPQRRGVCTRVFTTTPKKPNSALRKVARVRLTSGIEVTAYIPGEGHNLQEHSIVLVRGGRVKDLPGVRYKIIRGSLDTQGVKNRKQARSRYGAKKEK, encoded by the coding sequence GTGCCTACGATCCAGCAGCTGGTCCGGAAGGGCCGGCAGGACAAGGTCGAGAAGAACAAGACGCCCGCGCTCGAGGGTTCGCCCCAGCGCCGTGGCGTCTGCACGCGTGTGTTCACGACCACCCCGAAGAAGCCGAACTCGGCCCTCCGTAAGGTCGCGCGTGTGCGTCTGACCTCCGGTATCGAGGTCACGGCCTACATCCCGGGTGAGGGACACAACCTGCAGGAGCACTCCATCGTGCTCGTGCGTGGTGGCCGTGTGAAGGACCTGCCGGGTGTTCGTTACAAGATCATCCGCGGCTCGCTCGACACCCAGGGTGTCAAGAACCGCAAGCAGGCCCGCAGCCGCTACGGCGCCAAGAAGGAGAAGTAA
- the rpsG gene encoding 30S ribosomal protein S7: MPRKGPAPKRPVIIDPVYNSPLVTSLINKILLDGKRSTAERIVYGAMEGLREKTGNDPVITLKRALENVKPSLEVKSRRVGGATYQVPIEVKPGRASTLALRWLVGYSRARREKTMTERLMNELLDASNGLGAAVKKREDTHKMAESNKAFAHYRW; the protein is encoded by the coding sequence ATGCCTCGTAAGGGCCCCGCCCCGAAGCGCCCGGTCATCATCGACCCGGTCTACAACTCTCCTCTTGTCACCTCGCTGATCAACAAGATCCTGCTGGACGGCAAGCGTTCCACCGCCGAGCGGATCGTGTACGGCGCCATGGAGGGCCTCCGCGAGAAGACCGGCAACGACCCGGTCATCACGCTGAAGCGCGCGCTTGAGAACGTCAAGCCCTCGCTCGAGGTCAAGTCCCGCCGTGTCGGTGGCGCCACCTACCAGGTGCCGATCGAGGTCAAGCCCGGTCGCGCCTCCACCCTCGCGCTGCGCTGGCTCGTGGGCTACTCCCGCGCCCGCCGCGAGAAGACCATGACCGAGCGCCTCATGAACGAGCTGCTCGACGCCTCCAACGGTCTTGGCGCTGCCGTCAAGAAGCGTGAGGACACCCACAAGATGGCCGAGTCCAACAAGGCCTTCGCGCACTACCGCTGGTAG